The sequence AGACGCACACTATTAAACCAAATCCTGAATcctaaaatctcaattttgttTACCCAGAAcccaaatcaaacaaaatttctagatttttttttttttccactgagAATCTTTCATGGTTGGAGTAATTATTCACTAAACCtaataaatcaaaatcagaAACCCTAGAAGATGAAATCCATATTCCAAAGACAGAGAGAAGAATACCAGTCGTTGAGGCTTTGGCTTGGCTTGGCTCGGCTCGAGTTTTTCCGAGGTTTCAATAAACCCTAGACAAGCAATCAAACGAAGATGAAAACCAAGAGAGAGTAGCTTCTGGAAACTCCCAGAGATTAGAGTCAGGTAAGAATATATTAGTATCGTGAGCCTCCTTTATATAGGGCTGCATTGGCTGTTTGTATTTTACATTTATCATAACTACTCCCATCGCTTCTCTCTCAGCATTGCCTGTAACTCTAATTTCGTAAAATTACACTTACACCCATGTCAAATTTTGGATATGTAATTTtgtcgggaaaaaaaaataataataataattataaaggaTGAGCTATCAAGATCTGTAGAGAGttaatcaccaaaaaaatatgtaagaagttatataattttggaaaaataatatatatatatatatatatatatagactcgAGTGgtagtttaaaatatatatatatatatatataagaaaaaaaattcattaatcttttgtttgttttgttatgTCAATGGATTATATTTATAgcacaaattttttaattattctatttttttctgaaacttgtaatatttattaatatttatatatatgtcattttatttttatgtggtctttaaaatatttttatttttatattttaattaggtAACACGTCAAATTTAAAACTATTAAGAATTATTAATTGTATGTTTGAAGTTCACTaacatttgtaataaaaaaataattttttatatttgggtGAAGAAATAACCATCCCCTTAGTTTCAATAGaggatatataattttttaaatggagaataattaatttctaaagaTGCGGTCGAAATCGCAACCAAACTGGCaaatattatacttttttacttttttttattcaaattcgAATATATGACAAATTAACAATGCagttaattatcaaaaaaatctcTAAAATTACGCATTTCTCAATATAGAAACtaacaaaacataaatttattcaattctataaaatagttattttattcctttctcTATTCATGcctattaaatatgtatgtcCTTAGCTTTAATAGCAAGAGTGATTGTAATTCATATTCTTAATTTACAGTTTAACATACTCTTTATGTCTTGATGGACAAGAAATGCAATTATAAGTTAAAGTTTTCTATTTGTAGTATTTTCTCCAGAAGACCGGTTAATATGTAAACGGTGTTTagccccaccaaaaaaaaaaaaaaaaaaaaaaaaaaaaaagaggaaaaaggtaaaatacaaaaataaagagcaatttttaaacaaaaacgaTGTTCCATGCAAAGTTCTTGACAAAATAAGGAATCAAAAAAATAGTTGATATTGCAGTACAGCTTCTATCCAAGATACAATTCAGTAGATCATCCTCTGGCATTACAATTTTAGTACAATTATTTCAAATCAATTATGCAATAACCACATTAGTGAACCAATTTATCAAAGGAAAATTAGACTAAAACATACAGAgcaacttaattaaaaaaaaaaaaatgtaaatctgTCATTTTGATTGCAAAAAGATGAGAATAAAAAATAGAGCTCTCCTTCTTTAGCTGGTTAAGAAACTCTTTCCTGAGAATGAAAAACTGGCAAGAAGAAGATTCTGACAAAATTGTATCATATTCTTGCACTTCCACATAAAATTCGCTCATTGGAAAAGAAACTCGATTTTGGTAGCCAAAAAATTTAAGACTCTCATAGCAGTGGCAGCCAGCCGGCTAGTTTGTCTTTGCTAACACTTCTGCCACATAGATTGAATAAATCATGAgtagaaggtttgggatttgtgTTGACAAAACCGGTTGAAATTCTTTCCTGGGCACCTCAAAAATTTGAAGATGTCTATTTCACCTCTACTAAACAGGATGCTTCTTTTAATGGATGTGGCCAAGATGGTGAAAGTGCTACGACTTTCCCAATGATGATCAGTGTTGGTGATACTAACTCTACTGATGCAATCTCATTAGCAAGATCCTTCAGTTCAGCAAAAACCTGCATGATTTTCAATACAACTATTATCAGATAGGCAAGAGCACTAAGAACCAGAAATGAATAAGCTTGCATCATGCCTACAAAAATATGAGAAAgtgtccaaaaaaatatattatctgATGTTACCTAAGTTAATGAGATACCTAAAACTCGCATAAGTTAAGATTATTGGGATTTCAGACAATATCAGCACTTGagcttataaaaaaaattttccatattACAATAATGGGAGGTTAGTGACATAATTCATTTCAAGGAAGCCTATAATTTGTTAACTCACTTCATCCAGTATGTAAAACAAATACAAGGCACCGATTTCCTAAATTTAATCAGTCAGGCTTCATGGTCATTGTCTGAGACAGGAATGCTCAAAGGATCATGCTTACCTTGCGCTGTTGAGGTGTGGTGCCACGCTCAACTGCAACAGCTGGTGTATTTGATGGTAGACCATGATGCATCAACTTTTGAGCAAGAGATGGGAGGGTTGATAAACCCATATAAACCACCAAGGTCGTATCAGGGTCAGCTGCATTCTCTGCTACGAACAGAGGGTCTGTTCCACCTTTCCTTGAGTGCCCAGTAAGAAATCTGACACTGTTTGCAATACCTCGGTGTGTTAGTGGGATTCCTAACTCTGCTGCTATCCCTGAAGCGGCAGTGATGCCTGCAAAAGAAATAATCATATAAgactataaattgaaaaaaaaaaaaaaaaatcattggtaGATTAAAATGATGTTTAACAAAGGaagtaaatgaaaattgattttgtCCACATGTCATGATTGATAATCCTCAAGTGTAATTAATAAATTGCCAATACTCATAACTTCAAAACACAAAACCAATTAAACAGCACCAAATTTTCTTGGAGTGATTAATAGAGTGCTAACATTGTTTCTAAGAAGCAAACAACTTTTCTTCTCCACACCAGCTTcatttcattaaaaattatgaaCTTAGTTAAGTCAATAATGCATGGGAAAAGTAGTAGAGACCTTATGTCTCATGTGACACttgaattttctttataaaggGTTTAAACTTGAGAATGGAATTTATTTCAACCCACTCCAGTATAATACCTGGAATAACATTCACTTCGATTCCTTGCTGCTGCAGAAAATCCATCTCCTCCCCACCTCTTCCAAACACCTAAAAACCAAAGAATATGTCACTGAAAACTTCCCTCTATATTTCATGATATTAACTATCTAatatatttcaattatatattaatatgccCCAAAGATTTGCCACTAGTATACTTTTCCCTGCATAACTCACCAATGGATCCCCTCCTTTAAGTCTGACAACAGTAGCTCCAGCTTCAGCAAAATTAAGTAGCAACTCATGTATCTCCTCCTGCATAAAACCCCCCAAAACATCATTtccatttcaaattttaaaaaaatcccaaCTGCTAAAAGAACAAATGAAGTCACCTAATAATGTAACAACTAAACTAAAACATGGATCCTAGCTCATCAAAACTTTAGTCACCGCAACAATATGAAGCCAACTACccaaaagttcaaattttatataaatacccATACCATAAAaaactatgaaaaataataaaaataagaggtctgataaaaaagaaattcttcAGAGAGAAATCTACACCTGGGTTCTGCTATGGTACCCAGCTGTCTTGCCAACATAGAGAAGTCTAGCATCAGGTCCAACCAAATCCAACACATCATTGGACACCAAACGGTCATACAACAACAAATCGGCACTCTGAATAACTCTGACTGCCTTCAATGTCAACAGCTCAGGGTCCCCAGGACCAGTACCCACTAAGAACACATTGCCAGGCCCACAATTCCCTCCTTtactttctctcttctctctcagCACCTGAAGTAGCTTCTTCAACTCTGGTAGCTGCAAAGCAATATCATTTTCCCTTGTTGAATTAAAATCTGGTGGAATTGAGCATAAACTAGTTCGCCCAAATTGGTTCTTGTATAGCCATTGATCTCTCTGATACCTCTCAACAGAGTGCTTCTCTGTAAACGGCGAAGAAGAGGAGTTGATGTGTAAAGAACAAATGGGTCGAGGGTTTAAAGGGACAGGTTTTCTGAAATGGTGTGAAGATGAAGAAGCGGATAGAGAACGTGGTCTAGCGACTAGAGCCATAAAAAGTGCTTGAGAAGTATTGtttctcttctccttttttatcaatataatttttgcGTTTGGCTGCCATTTAATTCCAAAAACAAGCATAATGTCAGAAACTGTACAGCATATTATCACGTATTTGACagaaaagaaggggaaaaaaaaaaaaaatt comes from Ziziphus jujuba cultivar Dongzao chromosome 6, ASM3175591v1 and encodes:
- the LOC107430870 gene encoding S-adenosyl-L-methionine-dependent uroporphyrinogen III methyltransferase, chloroplastic, with amino-acid sequence MALVARPRSLSASSSSHHFRKPVPLNPRPICSLHINSSSSPFTEKHSVERYQRDQWLYKNQFGRTSLCSIPPDFNSTRENDIALQLPELKKLLQVLREKRESKGGNCGPGNVFLVGTGPGDPELLTLKAVRVIQSADLLLYDRLVSNDVLDLVGPDARLLYVGKTAGYHSRTQEEIHELLLNFAEAGATVVRLKGGDPLVFGRGGEEMDFLQQQGIEVNVIPGITAASGIAAELGIPLTHRGIANSVRFLTGHSRKGGTDPLFVAENAADPDTTLVVYMGLSTLPSLAQKLMHHGLPSNTPAVAVERGTTPQQRKVFAELKDLANEIASVELVSPTLIIIGKVVALSPSWPHPLKEASCLVEVK